The Streptomyces sp. NBC_01268 genome segment ACCGTCAGGTCCTCGGTCGCCGCCACGTGCTCGACCGCCCCGGTCAGCCGGTGCACCGGCTCCAGCCCGGTCCGCGCCACCCACAGGCCGGCCGCCCCGGAGCCGACCACCCCGATGCCGGAGACGAGCAGCAGCACCCAGGCCAGCGTGGACATCGAGTTGTCGATCTCGTACGTGGGGCGGGCGACGGAGACCGCGACCGGCTGCGAGATCGGCTGCCGGACCAGGTTCATGGGGTACGTGTAGACCCGCATCTCCGTGCCGTCCTCGGCGTTCGTCGTGTGCAGCGCGGAGGAGACGTGGCCCTGGGCCACCGCCGTGTCCGAGGTCTGCGCCGGGATCACCGAGCGGCCCGTGGAGCAGAGCACCTCGCCGTCCGTCGACACGATCTGCAGCGTCTGCCCGCCGCGCGGCGCCGGCAGCGGCCGGTTCTGCGTGGCCGCCCCGCAGGAGCTCAGCAGCTTCTGGGCGTCCTGCGGGGTGAGCTGCGCCGAGCGCAGCGAGTCGTCCAGTTCCGCCTCCAGCTGGGCCCGGGTCACGAACCAGCAGGCCACCGAGACCGCCGCGACCGCCACCGCCACCGCGAGCGCGGTGAGGAGCGCGAGCCGGGAGCGCAGCGGCCGCGAGCGGAACCAGGTCACCGGGCTGGTCACTCCGCGCCTCCGCCGCGCAGCACGTAGCCGACCCCGCGCACGGTGTGCACGAGGCGCGGCTCGCCGCCCGCCTCGGTCTTGCGGCGCAGGTACATCACGTACACGTCCAGCGAGTTGGAGCTCGGCTCGAAGTCGAAGCCCCACACGGCCTTCAGGATCTGCTCGCGGGTCAGCACCTGCCGCGGGTGCGCGAGGAACAGCTCCAGGAGCGTGAACTCGGTACGGGTCAGCTCCACCGGCCGCCCGCCCCGGCTCACCTCGCGCGTGGTCAGGTCCATCCGCAGGTCCTCGAAGGACAGCACGTCGCCCTCCGGCCGCGGCCCGGCCTGCGGCGCCGCGTACGAGCTGCGGCGCAGCAGGGCGCGGATCCGGGCGAACAGCTCGTCCAGCTCGAAGGGCTTCACCAGGTAGTCGTCCGCGCCCGCGTCGAGACCGGTGACCCGGTCGCCGACGGTGTCGCGGGCGGTGAGCATCAGGATCGGCACGGTGGAGCCGGACGCCCTGATGCGGCGGGCGGCGGTCAGGCCGTCCATGCGGGGCATCTGGACGTCGAGGACGACGAGGTCGGGGGCGTACGTCTCCATCCTGGCGAGCGCGTCGAGCCCGTCGACGGCGTCCTCGGTCGCGTACCCCTCGAAGGCGAGGCTGCGGCGCAGCGCCTCCCGCACGGCGGGCTCGTCGTCCACGATGAGGATGCGCTCGGCGCGTTCGGCTTCGTTCTGCTGGCCAGTCATGGGGCCAGCGTCCCATGTGTTCAGGCGGCACCGCCCGAGCGCAGGCTGTCCAGGTCGGCCTTGAGGGTGTCGACCGGGATGGCGAATCCGAGGCCGACGCTGCCGGCCGTGGAACCGCCCGAGGAACTGGGCGAATACATGGCCGAATTGATTCCGATGATCTCGCCGTTCATATTGATCAGCGCGCCGCCGGAATTACCGGGATTGAGCGAGGCGTCGGTCTGGATCGCCTTGTACGTGGTCTTCGAGGAGCCGGTGTCGCCGTTGAACTGCTGCCCGCCGAACTCGAACGGCCACCCCTGGCGCGGGTCCCACTGCTGCCCCTGCCCCTGGCCCTGCCCCTGACCCTGGTCCTGGCCCTGGCCCTGGCCGTCCTCCTTGGCGACGGTCACGTCGCGGTCGAGGGCGGAGACGATGCCGCTGGTGACGGTGCCGGTCAGGCCCTCGGGGGAGCCGATCGCCACGACCTCGTCGCCGACCCGCACCTTGGACGAGTCGCCGAGCGTCGCCGTCTTGAGGCCGGACGCGCCCTCCAGCTTGATCAGCGCCAGGTCCTTGTCCGGGTCCGTGCCGACGACCTTGGCGTCGTAGCTCTTGCCGTCGGAGGTCTGCACCTTGATCGACGAGGCGCCGGAGATGACGTGGTTGTTGGTGACGATCTCGCCGTCGCCGGTGATGATCACGCCCGAGCCGGTGGACTTGCCGGACGTCGAGCTCGCGGAGATCTCCACGATCGACGGGGAGACCGCCTGGGCCACCCCGGCGACCGTGCCCTTGCTGCTCGCCGACACGTTCGTGCCGCTCACGGAGCCGGTCGCGGAGGCGGCGCCGTCGGAGGTCCAGCGCTCGACGAGGGTCGCGGTGCCGCCGCCGACCGCCGCGGCGGCGATGGCCACGGCCGCCAGGAGGCCGACGCCGCGCTTGGCCCGGCGGTGCGGGCCGGGAGCGGGCGCCGGGGAGGCGAAGGCCGGCTGCTGCGGGGGCGGCGGCGGGCTGTAGCCGCCGGCCGGGGTGTGCCCGCCGGACGGCCAGACGGTGGTGCCCGGCTCGGTGCTGATGGGCTCGGCCGGGTCGTACGGCGGCCGCGGCGGGTAGTACGGCTGCTCCTGGGGCTGCTGGTTGTCCGTCATGGCTACGACTCTCGGAGCCGTTCATGAGAACGGCCTGAGGGCGGGGTGAGAAGCCCGACAGAAGTGCGTATGCCCGATATAAAGACCCGGCGGGTCCTGCTCGCCGCGGCTCAGGAACAGCCGCAGGAGCGGCGCACGATCAGCGCCGACGGGAACTGCTTCACCCGCTCGCGGCGCGAGCCCGAGACCCGGACCGAGTCGTCGAGCACGAGGTCCACCGCGGCCCGGGCCATCGCCGGACGGTCCGAGTAGACCGTGGTCAGCGGCGGGTCGCTCAGCGCCGCTTCCTTGACGTCGTCGAAGCCCGCCACGGCGAGCTCGGTCGGCACGTCGATGCGCAGCTCGCGGGCGGCCCGCAGCACGCCGAAGGCCTGGTCGTCGGTCGAGCAGAAGATGGCCGGCGGCCGGTCGGGACCGGCGAGCAGCTTCAGTGCCACCTGGTAGGCGTCGTAGCGGTTGTACGGCGCCTGGAAGAGCCGGCCCTCGACGGAGAGCCCGGCCTCCTGCATGGCACGCCGCCAGCCCTCCTCGTGGTCGGCGACCGGGTCGCCGACGGCCGGGGTGTTCGGGACGCCGCCCATGCAGGCCACGTACGGGTGCCCGTGCTCCAGGAGGTGGCGGGTGGCGAGCTGCGCGCCGCCGATGTCGTCGGTGACGACGGCGACGTCGTCGATCGCCTCGGGCCGCTCGTGCAGCAGCACCACGCGCGCGTCCCAGGCCTCGATCTCGCTCGCGGCCTGCTCGCTCATGCCCTGGCTGACCAGGATCAGACCGGAGACCCGCATGCCGAGGAAGGCCCGCAGGTAGTGGATCTCGCGCTCGGTGCGGTAGTCGGAGTTGCCGACCAGGACCATCTTCCCGCGCTCGGCGGCGGCCTGCTCGACCGCGTGCGCCATCTCCGCGAAGAAGGGCTGGCGGGCGTCGGGGACGACCATGCCTATGAGATCCGTCCGCCGGGACGCCATCGCCTGGGCCACCCGGTCGGGGCGGTAGCCCAGCTCCTTGATGGCGGCGAGGACACGCTCGCGCGTGGCCGGGGCGACCGGCCGGGGTCCGTTGTTGATGACGTAACTCACGACCGCGGTCGAAGTTCCCGCCAGTCGCGCTACGTCATCCCGCGTCACCTTGGCCACGCGCGGCAGTCTACGCGGGGTGACCTACCTACCGGCAGGTCGCGTTGTGGCATACGCCACGTTAACTGTCCTCCACCGGAGTGAGTTCCCGCGCCGCCTCCTTGACGCGGGCCGCGCTCCGGGTGTCCTGCCGGCCCCGGGGGTCCTCGGCGGGGCGCTCCGGCTTCTCGGGGGTGACGAAGCGGTAGCCGACGTTGCGGACGGTCCCGATCAGCGACTCGTGCTCGGGTCCCAGCTTCGCCCGCAGACGCCGTACGTGGACGTCCACCGTTCGGGTGCCGCCGAAGTAGTCGTAGCCCCAGACCTCCTGGAGGAGCTGGGCGCGGGTGAAGACCCGGCCCGGGTGCTGGGCCAGGTACTTGAGGAGCTCGAACTCCTTGAAGGTCAGGTCCAGGACCCGGCCCTTCAGCTTGGCGCTGTACGTCGCCTCGTCGACCGACAGGTCGCCGTTGCGGATCTCCATCGGGGAGTCGTCCGCGACGATCTGCTGGCGGCCCGTCGCGAGCCGCAGCCGGGCCTCGACCTCGGCCGGACCCGCGGTGTCCAGGAGCACGTCGTCGATGCCCCAGTCGGCGGTGACGGCCGCGAGGCCGCCCTCGGTCACGACCAGGATCAGCGGACAGCCGGGACCCGTGGAGCGCAGCAGCTGGCACAGCGAGCGGATCTGCGGGAGGTCGCGCCGTCCGTCGACGAGGATCACGTCGGCGCCGGGGGTGTCCACCAGGGCCGGCCCCTCGGCGGGGGCCACGCGCACGTTGTGCAGCAGCAGGCCGAGGGCGGGGAGCACCTCGGTCGAGGGTTGGAGGGCATTGGTCAGGAGCAGCAGTGAGCTCATCCCACCCCACCTGCCCGGGTCGTCGTCTTCCGGTCGTGCTGGCTTCGCTCGTCCATGACGTCGGTTCCTCCTCGGTCCCTGCGAGGACGTCTGCGGCACTGCTTTCTGTTCTCACCTGCGGCTCTCGCGCCCTGAGAGCTTTCGGTAATCCATCCGTAACAACGGTCGGAAAACACAAAAGGACCCGGGGGCTGCGTTGCCCGGATCCTCTGGCAAGCAGAATAGCCCACATGAGTTCCGAGGCAGAGGGCCGATTTCACATGGTGGATGTTTCCTCGCTCACTTCCGTCCACGATCGTGACTCCCGCCGCGTGATGCTGCGTACCGATGACGGTGTCCGGATCGAGGCGTTTTACGAACCGGCCACGGCAAGTGTCACCGATACGGCGGTCGTCGTCGCGCACGGGTTCACCGGGTCGGTCGACCGCCCCGCGCTCCGGCGCGCCGCCCTCGCCCTGCGGGGCCACGCGAACGTCGTCACGTTCTCCTTCCGCGGCCACGGCGGCTCCGGCGGCCGCTCGACCGTCGGCGACCGCGAGGTCCTCGACCTGGCGGCGGCCGTCCGCTGGGCCCGTGAGCTCGGGCACACCCGGGTGGCGACGGTCGGCTTCTCCATGGGCGGCTCGGTCGTCCTGCGGCACGCCGCCCTGGAGCGGGGCACCGGCGCGCACACCGACGCCGTCGCCGCCGTCAGTGCCCCGGCGCGCTGGTACTACCGGGGGACGCCCTCGATGCGCCGGGTGCACTGGGTGGTGACCCGGCCGGCCGGCCGGCTGGTCGGGCGCTACGGCCTCGGCACCCGCATCGACAACAGGGACTGGGACCCCGTCCCGCTCTCCCCGGTGGAGGCCGTGCCGCTGATCGCGCCGACACCGCTGCTGATCGTGCACGGCGACCGCGACGCCTACTTCCC includes the following:
- a CDS encoding S1C family serine protease, with product MTDNQQPQEQPYYPPRPPYDPAEPISTEPGTTVWPSGGHTPAGGYSPPPPPQQPAFASPAPAPGPHRRAKRGVGLLAAVAIAAAAVGGGTATLVERWTSDGAASATGSVSGTNVSASSKGTVAGVAQAVSPSIVEISASSTSGKSTGSGVIITGDGEIVTNNHVISGASSIKVQTSDGKSYDAKVVGTDPDKDLALIKLEGASGLKTATLGDSSKVRVGDEVVAIGSPEGLTGTVTSGIVSALDRDVTVAKEDGQGQGQDQGQGQGQGQGQQWDPRQGWPFEFGGQQFNGDTGSSKTTYKAIQTDASLNPGNSGGALINMNGEIIGINSAMYSPSSSGGSTAGSVGLGFAIPVDTLKADLDSLRSGGAA
- a CDS encoding LacI family DNA-binding transcriptional regulator, producing MAKVTRDDVARLAGTSTAVVSYVINNGPRPVAPATRERVLAAIKELGYRPDRVAQAMASRRTDLIGMVVPDARQPFFAEMAHAVEQAAAERGKMVLVGNSDYRTEREIHYLRAFLGMRVSGLILVSQGMSEQAASEIEAWDARVVLLHERPEAIDDVAVVTDDIGGAQLATRHLLEHGHPYVACMGGVPNTPAVGDPVADHEEGWRRAMQEAGLSVEGRLFQAPYNRYDAYQVALKLLAGPDRPPAIFCSTDDQAFGVLRAARELRIDVPTELAVAGFDDVKEAALSDPPLTTVYSDRPAMARAAVDLVLDDSVRVSGSRRERVKQFPSALIVRRSCGCS
- a CDS encoding alpha/beta hydrolase, with product MSSEAEGRFHMVDVSSLTSVHDRDSRRVMLRTDDGVRIEAFYEPATASVTDTAVVVAHGFTGSVDRPALRRAALALRGHANVVTFSFRGHGGSGGRSTVGDREVLDLAAAVRWARELGHTRVATVGFSMGGSVVLRHAALERGTGAHTDAVAAVSAPARWYYRGTPSMRRVHWVVTRPAGRLVGRYGLGTRIDNRDWDPVPLSPVEAVPLIAPTPLLIVHGDRDAYFPLDHPRSLAAAAPEGAAELWLERGMGHAENAAGEELLDRLGGWLARP
- a CDS encoding response regulator transcription factor → MSSLLLLTNALQPSTEVLPALGLLLHNVRVAPAEGPALVDTPGADVILVDGRRDLPQIRSLCQLLRSTGPGCPLILVVTEGGLAAVTADWGIDDVLLDTAGPAEVEARLRLATGRQQIVADDSPMEIRNGDLSVDEATYSAKLKGRVLDLTFKEFELLKYLAQHPGRVFTRAQLLQEVWGYDYFGGTRTVDVHVRRLRAKLGPEHESLIGTVRNVGYRFVTPEKPERPAEDPRGRQDTRSAARVKEAARELTPVEDS
- a CDS encoding response regulator transcription factor, with product MTGQQNEAERAERILIVDDEPAVREALRRSLAFEGYATEDAVDGLDALARMETYAPDLVVLDVQMPRMDGLTAARRIRASGSTVPILMLTARDTVGDRVTGLDAGADDYLVKPFELDELFARIRALLRRSSYAAPQAGPRPEGDVLSFEDLRMDLTTREVSRGGRPVELTRTEFTLLELFLAHPRQVLTREQILKAVWGFDFEPSSNSLDVYVMYLRRKTEAGGEPRLVHTVRGVGYVLRGGGAE